The genomic region CGGATACTTTATAAACCTAATTTTTAATGTATACCCATGACCGGAGTAGTTATTTTATTGATTATCGTCGCCGCAGTTTTACTGTTTTTCAACAGGGAATGGATCAAAAACAGATTCTTTCCTGATGAACATAAGAACTATACCATCGATGATCAGTTCAATTCCGATAAACGGGACAGGGAAAAAGAAATCGACAGACTTTTGAGTAAGATGGGCAAAAACGGCATCAATGATCTGTCTGCAAAAGACAGAAAAAGACTTGACGAACTGTCCAAAATGTAACCATATAAACAGAAAAGAAAATGGAATCTATCATAGTACATCCTAAGAATCCTATGGAGCTGAGTGCACTGAAAAGTGTTTTAAAGGAAATGAACATTAAATTTGAAAAAGCTCACACCAAAAATACTTTCCATACGGAAAAAGTGGCGAAGAAAATTTACGATAAGAAAAACCCAGAGAAACCTTCTAAACCAAAAGGGCTGTAATGAAAAAGATCTTAGCTATAACATTCCTGGTATTGTTAATTGATCAGGCTTCGAAGATTTATATTAAAACCCATTTCAATCTCGATGACAGCGTTTCTGTTTTCCCGGGGTTTAAACTGACTTTTGTAGAAAATCCGGGAATGGCGTATGGACTTCACTTCGGAGGAATTATCGGGAAATATTTCTTAGTAATTTTAAGAATTTTCCTGATTGGAGGGATGATTTATATGTTCAAGAAATGGCTTAAAGAGGGAGCTTCCAATTATCTTCTGATTCCTATGTCCATCATTTTTGCAGGCGCAATCGGGAACCTTATTGACGGAATGTTTTACGGAATGATTTTCGACAGCGGAATGGTTTACGACCAGAGTATCGACAGATGGATCGGGTACGGCGGAATTTCAAAATTTGCTCCTTTCGGACAGGGATATTCTGCTTTCATGAAAGGCTGTGTAGTAGATATGCTTCACTTTCCTCTCGTAGACTGGTACGTTCCTGACAGCTGGCCTATAATAGGAGGAAAACACATAGAGTTCTTTAAATACATTTTCAATGTCGCGGATTCCGCCATTACGGTAGGAGCTGCTTTATTATTAATATTCAGAAAAAAAGCTTTCCCTAACGGACTTGAGTTTTAAAAAACAGTATTCCGGATGAAAAAAGTAATTAAAAATATTTTTAAAATTTTCCTGCTTCTTCTTGTTGCGGGAATTATTTTTATCGCATGGGCCAACTACAGCATCAGAAAGGAAAGCAGCCCTTTTATTTCGTACAGCATCTCTGACGTCCCGGAAACCAAAGTAGCCTTACTGCTTGGAACCGGTAAAACGCTAAGTAACGGAATGCCTAACGCCTATTTCTACAACAGGATACAGGCTGCTGTAGATTTATATAAAAGCGGAAAGATCAAATATATTATCGTAAGCGGAGACAACAGTACCAAAGATTACAATGAGCCGGAAGATATGCAGCTCACCCTGATGAAATACGGCATTCCAAAGGACAGCATCATCATGGATCATGCCGGATTCAGAACACTGGATTCTGTAGTGAGGGCTAAAGAGATCTTCGGACAGACCAGACTGGTTATTATCTCACAGAAATTCCACAATGAAAGAGCGGTCTTTTTAGCCAAAGAAAACGGGATAGAAGCTTTTGGCTATAATGCCAACGATGTGAATAAATATGCAGGGTTAAAAACAAATCTCAGGGAATATCTTGCCAAAGCAAAAGTATATTGGGATCTGCTTTTCGGGGTGCAGCCCAAGTTTGGAGGGGATAAAATCCTAATTCAATAATAATTAACTTACACTCCTGTATTGGGCAGGTGTAACAGCCGTATGTTTTTTAAAGAAATTCACAAAGTGTGAAGACTCCTTAAAACGAAGTTTAAAAGCTATTTCTTTTATGGATAAATCTGTTTGCTGCAGAAAAGTTTTTGCATTATGGATCAGTTTAGCATCCAGATGTTTTTTTGCAGATCTTCCGGTTTCCGTTTTTAGTTTCGAGCTCAGATAATTAGGATGAACAGCCAGTTTTGATGCAAAATAAGCAATATTATAGTCTGTGTTTTCCGAGCTTTGAGAATCTTCATGAAGCAAAGTGAGAAAGCGGTTGCTTAGAGATTCTGTCTTTTTTACGGCCCCTTCATTATGTTGCTCTTCCTCTAATGAATATTGGTTGTACAGCCGTCTTATTTTCATGAAGAAAGTAAGAATTGCAGACGCCATAATTTCCACAGAATCAATTCTTTCTTCTTTTTGATATTCTTCATATATATAATCAAATATCTTAATCAGCTCTGCCATTTCTTCATCAGAAATAATAATTGGAGTAGATTTCTCAGCCTGAAAGTATTCGAAAACAGAAATAAAATGTTTTAGCTTTAAATATTTTTCAATAAACTGATCAGAGATGATTACGGAATACTCCAGGAAATCAGCATGAAGCATTGTACAGGAAACAATCTGATTGGGCGGCGAAATAAAGATGGCGGGACCTTTTAAATTCTGTTTCCACTTTCCAATTCTCATAATTCCCTCTCCCTTTAAAAGTAATTTAATAGCATACGAATTATGTTTAAATGGCGGAACTTCCAACGAAGGATGCGTCCAAAGTTTATCCATCACGTCTAAATACAGCCCTTCATATCTTGAAGGCGGCATATTCACAGCATTAAAAAAATCATCAAAGGTTTCAAAATAAGGAATATCATTTTCCATGACAAGAATTTTAAGTAAAGTTAT from Chryseobacterium shigense harbors:
- a CDS encoding DUF6576 domain-containing protein, yielding MTGVVILLIIVAAVLLFFNREWIKNRFFPDEHKNYTIDDQFNSDKRDREKEIDRLLSKMGKNGINDLSAKDRKRLDELSKM
- a CDS encoding DUF2683 family protein translates to MESIIVHPKNPMELSALKSVLKEMNIKFEKAHTKNTFHTEKVAKKIYDKKNPEKPSKPKGL
- a CDS encoding lipoprotein signal peptidase — protein: MKKILAITFLVLLIDQASKIYIKTHFNLDDSVSVFPGFKLTFVENPGMAYGLHFGGIIGKYFLVILRIFLIGGMIYMFKKWLKEGASNYLLIPMSIIFAGAIGNLIDGMFYGMIFDSGMVYDQSIDRWIGYGGISKFAPFGQGYSAFMKGCVVDMLHFPLVDWYVPDSWPIIGGKHIEFFKYIFNVADSAITVGAALLLIFRKKAFPNGLEF
- a CDS encoding vancomycin high temperature exclusion protein, with translation MKKVIKNIFKIFLLLLVAGIIFIAWANYSIRKESSPFISYSISDVPETKVALLLGTGKTLSNGMPNAYFYNRIQAAVDLYKSGKIKYIIVSGDNSTKDYNEPEDMQLTLMKYGIPKDSIIMDHAGFRTLDSVVRAKEIFGQTRLVIISQKFHNERAVFLAKENGIEAFGYNANDVNKYAGLKTNLREYLAKAKVYWDLLFGVQPKFGGDKILIQ
- a CDS encoding helix-turn-helix domain-containing protein: MENDIPYFETFDDFFNAVNMPPSRYEGLYLDVMDKLWTHPSLEVPPFKHNSYAIKLLLKGEGIMRIGKWKQNLKGPAIFISPPNQIVSCTMLHADFLEYSVIISDQFIEKYLKLKHFISVFEYFQAEKSTPIIISDEEMAELIKIFDYIYEEYQKEERIDSVEIMASAILTFFMKIRRLYNQYSLEEEQHNEGAVKKTESLSNRFLTLLHEDSQSSENTDYNIAYFASKLAVHPNYLSSKLKTETGRSAKKHLDAKLIHNAKTFLQQTDLSIKEIAFKLRFKESSHFVNFFKKHTAVTPAQYRSVS